In the genome of Panicum virgatum chloroplast, complete genome, the window AAAGAAAACGGATTCTTGAACCTCTTTCACGCTCATGTCACGTCGAGGTACTGCAGAAAAAAGAACCGCAAAATCCGATCCAATTTTTCGTAATCGATTAGTTAACATGGTGGTTAACCGTATTATGAAAGACGGAAAAAAATCATTGGCTTATCAAATTCTCTATCGAGCCGTGAAAAAGATTCAACAAAAGACAGAAACAAATCCACTATTGGTTTTACGTCAAGCAATACGTAGAGTAACTCCCAATATAGGAGTAAAAACAAGACGTAATAAAAAAGGATCGACGCGGAAAGTTCCGATTGAAATAGGATCTAAACAAGGAAGAGCACTTGCCATTCGTTGGTTATTAGAAGCATCCCAAAAGCGTCCGGGTCGAAATATGGCTTTCAAATTAAGTTCCGAATTAGTAGATGCTGCCAAAGGGAGTGGGGGTGCCATACGCAAAAAGGAAGCGACTCATAGAATGGCAGAGGCAAATAGAGCTCTTGCACATTTTCGTTAATCCATGAACAGAATCTAGGTATGTAGACACATGGATCCATACATCTCGATCGGAAAAGAATCAATAGAAGGAGAATCGGACGATATCTTTTTCGAAACAAATAAAAAGGAAAAGAAAGAGAAAACAGAAATCATGATCAACTAAGCCCTCTCGGGGGCTTGCTTAAGAATAAGAAAGAGGAATCTTATGGAAATAGCATGGAATAAGGTTTGATCCTATTCATGGGGATTCCGTAAATATCCCATTCCAAAAATCGAAACATTCGGAGATTGGCTGCAGTTACTAATTCATGATCTGG includes:
- the rps7 gene encoding ribosomal protein S7; the encoded protein is MSRRGTAEKRTAKSDPIFRNRLVNMVVNRIMKDGKKSLAYQILYRAVKKIQQKTETNPLLVLRQAIRRVTPNIGVKTRRNKKGSTRKVPIEIGSKQGRALAIRWLLEASQKRPGRNMAFKLSSELVDAAKGSGGAIRKKEATHRMAEANRALAHFR